The genomic stretch AGTTTTATAAACCACCTCTGAAAAAGCCCGATATTATGCtatagttattttttaaaaaatcacgaAGAGCGTAGAGAACGGAATGACAGATAATCGTATaacattaaaacaaatttaaacaacTGGTAAGTACGatatcaataatatatatatgtatatatatcgcaAGTAAGGCAATAGAGATTCATGTCCCTTCTAAAACGATGCTTAAATGCGTAGTAAAATATCCTGCGGCTTATAGAATATTCTTTGGAAGCATGTGTGGcaagagagtaaaaaaaaaaaaaaaaattacgccgtTTTTGAGGCCCCCTTGCATTACTCGGAGTGTCTTACAATAGTATAAGAAGTGCCCGCACTTGCTTCTATTTGGTCCTTTTTATACCCGTTTTTACGCCCTCTTCGTCAGTCAttctgttataaattatacaaaccGAATGACTGAGGAAGAagggcaaaaatattatttagatCAATTTCGAATTCTTCGAGACTGGAAGTATATCTACTATCATAGATCGATGCGTATCGATCTTTCGAATGTATCTTTCGCGAATTTTATGCTAGTTGATTTAGGTCACGTGgatatctgaaacagaaaacagaaagaggcatcgttttaatttacgcgTACTACCGATTAATCGATGGGAAAAAACTTGAGTGCAATTTTTAtgagttaataaaataattaaaatatgcacgAGTCTTTTCCAATTTCTtgcaaagatatttttttcgtcCATTCGCTCGGTACTCACCTCACCCTATAAATCCTGCTGCTAACGATATGATGAGAGCTAGAAGCCCGGTTAGCATCTGACCAGCCGTTGAAACGACCGGCGGTGATGCTGCATTCTCGACCACGGTGCCCGGCGCGAAGTAATCCTCTGCGGTCAACCTGTCACCATACTTATCCAACAATACCATAACGACTCCGTTCGACCAGCCGAAGCCAAGTTGTACCTCGTACTCACCTCCACCGCCGTGACCACCCGAGACGGTCGCGTCATACTGCCAACAAAATTTTtgcgattttatatttcttccCAAAATTAcgatgcattatttattaatttttaatattattattctcctctcgtttttttttttttttttttcccgtaaAAATTACCTTTTCATACATGCTGTGCGTCTCGTTAAAAGCTTTGTAGTTACTACGGACCCATCTCTGGCTGATCTCGTAGGCCAGTCTCTGCGCCCATGGGTCACCCGTTTTGTTCAACGACATGATGAAGAAATACTGAAGAGGCGGCCAAGCATTGGGATAGTCCCACTGCTCGCCGGAGTGCTCTAGAGTCGTCGGTATGCCGCCCTGATTTAACATGATTTGATTCTTCTCGAGATACTTGAGCACCTTCGACACGTATTCCGACTTCTTCGACGTGTCGTAGCAATCCGTCCAGAGCGGCAGGATGTTCGTGGGATAAAAGTAATCTCGCTTGATGTCATTCAGCATGTCATAGTCCAGCCAGGCACCCACCTCTTCGTGCCACAACACCATCGTAATCGCCTCCTTCCATTTCGCGGCCAGGTCGTCATAATACGCGGCCTTCGTCTCGTTACCCATCCGACGATTATATTGCGCCAACAGCACGGCGTTTCGCTGTATTATGGTATTCAGATCGACCGGAATTATGGATCTGGTCTTGAGATTTGTCAGATTACCTGGAATCCGTCTCGCTATTAACTTCCAATTCTTCTCTCcttgctctttctctttcgttataTCGAAAACGCGgattcgtaatttttaattttggatttttaatttcattaacttTGGTTTAATTTTCACTGATTTCAATGGAAATGAGCGAGGTAAGGCGGTTCAAGTGCCGTGAAAACGGTACGATCTAACGATTTCAGCCGCCTTTTGCGAAATCAATTTTAGAGTACCGACGCCGCGAACAATGCTTTCACTTAGGAAACGAGACGGAGGGCCTTGAAGCGGCGCGCAGATCTCATTGAAGATATAGCGTTTAATGTGAAATAGCACAATAATTGTGGGTAATGCTGCGCGTGTATATGTAATACGTCATTATAGCATCGGTTCGATTcattggaagaaaaaaaagaaaaaaaaaaaaaaaaaattatgacaaaGAAACAGAACTGCGTTCCCGGCATCTTTTAGTACTTggtattaatttcaaatgagCTCGGGTAATCGGAGAATcggcgcgtaaaaaaaattattttgtggcGGGACAGTCCGCAGTCCATTTCTACACGAATATAACAAATATCTGTTCTTTTCTCGTTAAGGATATATCACCGTTACAATCTTATAATTAGCGCGGTATCATTTTCAGTCGTCTCTGTGACAATAACGCTTTATCCAATCATTAAAGCTATTTTGATCGCGCTCGTGGAcacgtatattatattattgcgCCCGACGTCGCTCACCCATAAAGACatctatttttatcgcgcgggaAGCAATTAAGGTATGATAATTACCCTTGTTGGTACCCTCGTGTACGAACCACCGACTGGAAAAATCCCATCCGGACTCGGCCGCTGTTTTCAATTCCGCGTAATAATTATCCTTCTCTTCGGCAGTGCGAAACTTTTGGCTGGTCAGAATGTCCTCCCTGATCACCACAGTCGCGGGATTAGTAAATCAAATGGATGGAAATCGAGACGGAAGTCGACGTCAAAAGCGAGAAACGTCGTCGCTAATTATTGGCGGAGCTCGACTCTTACAAAACGGTCAGAATTCTTCGCGGGCGATGTAACGCGTTGCGCAATGCACGAAAATTAACGCTTGCGATCCGGCACGAGCGTAATAGACGTAGCAGTGTCGTCAAgaataattttgaagaatAATATCTCTCCCTCCGGAGTACGCTTCGACTCATTTACCTCGACTCTAAATCATTTAGCTCCTCGCGAAATATTCCGCCTCGTCATTCGCGCTGCTGTTACCGAAGTCGCAAAAGGTCGATACTCACTCGTAAGATTCTGGCCGTGGACCGGACGATTCTTCGTAGTATCTGGAGAGCGTGTAGTTGACCCCGTCCTTTTCGATGTCCACGGTACGGTTGGTCATCCAGAAGGTAAACTCTTTCTCCAGCAGCCAGAGATTTTCTTTCAGCCAGGCGTCGTCGTGGGTGATCTTGAGATACTCTTCCACCATGGGTATCAACAGCGGCGGATGCGAGCGCATCTTGTAGTAAATCCTGCCTCCATTCGGTATGAAACCGATTTTGTCCACCACCGAAACGAAATTGTCTAGCATGCCTTTGACGGTGCTGTACATCTCGGACAACAGCAAGCCCTTGATGATCCAGTACGAGTCCCAGTAGTAGAACTCGCGGAACCGACCGCCGGGCACGATCACCGGGTTCGGCACGTAGATGATCGAGTAGAGCTCCTCGTTGATCCTTACGTCTTCCCGCATCTTTCTGCCCAGCAGCTTCCAGATGTGATTGAGGTCGGAGCCGAACTTCCGCAGCTCGTCGTCCTCGATATTCTGTAGGAACTTGGGAGTGGCGGTCCAGTCGGCAGGGTCCCAGTCCTCGAATTCGCGCCCGGCTATGGGCTCGAACGTGTCGTTGACGAACTTCTCCACCTGGATCTTGTTCGGGCTGTTGTTCACGCTCCTCATAAACGCGCGGAACAACGCCAGCGTCTCGTTCGGCGGCTGCTTCATCTTCAAGTCGACGAACCACTTGGAGTCCTTGTATATGCCGGCCATTTGTACCGTGTGCAGCAGATCGCCGTGGCAGTATACCTCACTGGAAAGGCACGGGACATATGGCTACTTGTCCGCTCGGCGAGCACGAGACCTTCTCGATCGCGCGATCGGTCTCTCTCGCCGGGGGGAGCGTTACGCGGATAAAATCGCGGGATTGAACTTTGCACCGAGGCAAAATGGCACGATAAACGTGTGTCGGGTAATAATGAACGAGAATCGTTAATTAACGGAGGCCTAACTGCATAACAACGCGATAACGGTACCGTGACAGGTTCGAGCGAAGAACGCGAGAGCAGTTTCCCGCATCATTTGCCGAATTGATTTTTACGCGCGATGTCGATCAAGTGACCCTCCTTTTACCGCGATGCAAAGTCAACCCGCGCTCAGTTATGGCAAGGTTCCGAACTGCGGCGTAATTTCGTATAGCTTAAGAGGCACATTTTGCAACTACTTGCGGCTTTCGCGGTTGGGTCGGTATCTGGACCAATGTCTCGGCCTCCAGCCAAGCCGGAGACACTTTAGAACGCGCCAATCCTCAATAAAGATACAGGAAGCTTGCCTTTAATTGTGAGAACAAAAGAGCGGTGGGCTTCTAATTGCGAAACAGGATTATCTATCGGCCGATCGTTTATCCTCATAAACAGCGACGATACGAGCCGGCAAAAGGCAACGCATGTAACGAGTTACGTTCGCGTTCTGCTTAAAGTAGCAAAATTCCGATCCAGCAATTacatcgttttattttttcctatAACCTGTAAGGTATCGTAAGCATCCTGATTCACTTCCGGGTACACCTTCAGCCAGGCTGAAGCGGCATTAGATCAGAGCTCATAAAAAGAACGCGTTTCTCGCGCGAACGAGCGTAGATTTACGCAGCAAATCGTGTCGAATCTCGCGAGCACGGAAAAATTCTCTTCTTCGCAATTACGCCGAAATCGCGAAAGCACGTAAGCGTGTACGTGTCCAAGGCGTTCAAGTCTTTTGACATTGCCGATATCtgcaaaaaaagaacaaaaaaaaaaaaaaaaatttctgctATCGCGAGAGCAGCATGTAACGAAACGCGCCCGGACGCGCGAATTTCCTCTCGCTTCCTCGCCTCGCGTGGATTATTTTTCACCGATCTCGCGCGGTACGTGCGAAATCGCCGCGGTTCCCGCTTTCCTGGCCGGCCTTGGTGAGCGAGATCCCCGTGCAGCACGTGCCCGCACGCATCGCCGTCGAGAATGAAGCCGATCGGCGCGCGGTGGAACGGAGGAGATATCCCGCGTTCGCGTGACGGTATGCGCGAGGCGGCGTTCGCAAAATGTGCCGCCTCATTATCATTACTGATACGCCGCGCTCGTTCGCGGAAACCGCGACTGATCGCCGTCGCTTTGTTACGCGCTAACGAGATTACCGCGGGAATCCGAGGCGCGCGCGCCTCCTCCGATTTCGCGAGCGGTCGGCTATTAGTCCGCGATTATGCCAATCGGCATGATCCTTTTAACGCGTACGTAATTATCCGGAATGGCCGTATGCGCGAAAAAGTCTTGCAATCCAGAAACGTTCCGCGCGGACGTAATTTTAAGAGACGAGACTTTGAAAAGATCGTACACGCGAGTTATGGTTGCCTCGGTACAAACCGTTCCTAGAAATGTATTATTTCagacaattttgttttttcctttttcttttctgttcaTGTCAAGTTCGTCAGGTTATCTATGTTAATGCATTTTCAAATGAATGGCAAACGACGGGCGTGGGAACGATAGCGTGGCTTTAGCATTTGCGTCATTTTTATCCGCGATAATTTCGTTTGAATGCACGCTCGTACGCCCGCGTTAATCGCTGTCGTTTAACTCTCATCGCTACCATCGTTTCTAATGCGAAGCTGGAAAGCTACGCGGCCGCGATTACGCTCGGCGCATTACTAATTACCTGGCTTAGCGCGACAATCTGATTTCGACGGctggattttaattattattctctcaAATGATGCAGTACGGATcgctcgctttttttttttttttacgtcatgTCGCGGAAAATAACGGGACGTGAACGGATAAATTATCGCGAACAGGTTCTCGCGCATCAGGTTACGGCGTAACGGAGCGAtaaatcgtattaattaatcgccgattaattaatactctGAACGTGAGTCCGGGTGCTGCATCACGCGACGGAAGAGCCGCGAGCGAATTGTCCTGTCGCGATAAAATTTGCATCCGTCTTACGCGTTTATTAGTCGACGGATAAGAACACTCGCCGGATGATAAATGAACGTCCCGTCGAATTAAATCTCCGTATCTTTCTTTACGAAAATTCGATGCCCGTTCTCGGATTGAAATGTCATTGCGGTCTCGGCCAAGAAGTGGCCTGATCGCGCCACTTTACCGAGACATACGTCACACGAGAGTTCTCCGGAAGATTCAATTTGTCGGTCCGCGAGCGTGCCGCCACTCCTCAATACACCGTCACGTCAATCCCTTACGCGCCTCCGTCACGCCACAATTAAGGATGGCCCGTAGCCGAGCGCGAGTCATCAACGGCGCAGAAGAAAAACAGGAGGCGTCTCGACGAGGATCAGCGGCTTAACCCgtcgtcgcgatcgcgaaatgcGCGCCCGTCAACCGGATACACCCGGCGCGCGTTATCTCGAAAACGTGATTTGGATCCGTCTGCGTCGTTGCGACACGCATTAGCTCGACAAACATGTGTGCATTACGCGAGAAACCAGTCCTGCCTTCACTCGGGAGATTTTGCCGAATTTTAGCGTCCGCGAGTCGTCCGGTAATTCCGCACCGGAAATCGTCGTCCGCAAATTGCAACGTCGCGATGTCTGAGCGCTTTAGGAAGGCGGCTATTAAAGTTTTTCCTTTCTAGCAGCTCCACCGAGAAGTAAATACTTAATATACACTCTTTTTCGTTAAACGAATCCGTATTACGGAGAAATATTGCGTAGGTTTCGAAGTGGCGCGCCGCCAAAATTCGAGAGATCGCAAGTGCAATGTATGCCGAAAACGTTCGGCGTATCTAAAAATCTCGACGCGA from Cardiocondyla obscurior isolate alpha-2009 linkage group LG12, Cobs3.1, whole genome shotgun sequence encodes the following:
- the LOC139107035 gene encoding trehalase isoform X1, whose product is MAMVSTCSVSMFRPLVHAALFMFLVGLPSTAIADNTGTTKPPPCSSEVYCHGDLLHTVQMAGIYKDSKWFVDLKMKQPPNETLALFRAFMRSVNNSPNKIQVEKFVNDTFEPIAGREFEDWDPADWTATPKFLQNIEDDELRKFGSDLNHIWKLLGRKMREDVRINEELYSIIYVPNPVIVPGGRFREFYYWDSYWIIKGLLLSEMYSTVKGMLDNFVSVVDKIGFIPNGGRIYYKMRSHPPLLIPMVEEYLKITHDDAWLKENLWLLEKEFTFWMTNRTVDIEKDGVNYTLSRYYEESSGPRPESYEEDILTSQKFRTAEEKDNYYAELKTAAESGWDFSSRWFVHEGTNKGNLTNLKTRSIIPVDLNTIIQRNAVLLAQYNRRMGNETKAAYYDDLAAKWKEAITMVLWHEEVGAWLDYDMLNDIKRDYFYPTNILPLWTDCYDTSKKSEYVSKVLKYLEKNQIMLNQGGIPTTLEHSGEQWDYPNAWPPLQYFFIMSLNKTGDPWAQRLAYEISQRWVRSNYKAFNETHSMYEKYDATVSGGHGGGGEYEVQLGFGWSNGVVMVLLDKYGDRLTAEDYFAPGTVVENAASPPVVSTAGQMLTGLLALIISLAAGFIGMVMYKRRHYYAPGPSTMPNKRKVLSSGNNLYRKRIAYTELKDMNND
- the LOC139107035 gene encoding trehalase isoform X2; protein product: MAMVSTCSVSMFRPLVHAALFMFLVGLPSTAIADNTGTTKPPPCSSEVYCHGDLLHTVQMAGIYKDSKWFVDLKMKQPPNETLALFRAFMRSVNNSPNKIQVEKFVNDTFEPIAGREFEDWDPADWTATPKFLQNIEDDELRKFGSDLNHIWKLLGRKMREDVRINEELYSIIYVPNPVIVPGGRFREFYYWDSYWIIKGLLLSEMYSTVKGMLDNFVSVVDKIGFIPNGGRIYYKMRSHPPLLIPMVEEYLKITHDDAWLKENLWLLEKEFTFWMTNRTVDIEKDGVNYTLSRYYEESSGPRPESYEEDILTSQKFRTAEEKDNYYAELKTAAESGWDFSSRWFVHEGTNKGNLTNLKTRSIIPVDLNTIIQRNAVLLAQYNRRMGNETKAAYYDDLAAKWKEAITMVLWHEEVGAWLDYDMLNDIKRDYFYPTNILPLWTDCYDTSKKSEYVSKVLKYLEKNQIMLNQGGIPTTLEHSGEQWDYPNAWPPLQYFFIMSLNKTGDPWAQRLAYEISQRWVRSNYKAFNETHSMYEKYDATVSGGHGGGGEYEVQLGFGWSNGVVMVLLDKYGDRLTAEDYFAPGTVVENAASPPVVSTAGQMLTGLLALIISLAAGFIG